The DNA region CCGGCGAAGTACGTGAAGTGTTTGAAGAAACAGTGGCTACTCAATATGAATCAGGCTGGGGTTCTATCAACTGGCGTTATTTGCCAAAATCTAAAGAGATCATCTGGTTTTCCGAAAGAGATAACTGGGGCCATCTGTATTTGTATGATGCAACTACAGGCCAACTGAAAAATCAAATTACAAAAGGTGATTGGGTAGTGACACGTTTAATAAAAGTGGATGAAGCAAAACGCCAGCTGTATTTTATGGTTAACGGCCGTCAAACAGAGAATCCTTATTTCGCCGAATTTTATAAAGTTGGTTTTGATGGAAAAGGTCTCACATTACTTTCTCCGGGTGCAGGCACACATTCCATCAGCTTTTCACCAAATGAAAATTATTTTATCGATACGTATTCAAAGCCGGATGTACCATCAGTATCCGTGTTGCGTGATATAAATGGGAAACAAATTGCTGAGTTAGAAAAAACAGATGTATCAAGACTGAAAGCAACAGGATGGAAGCCACCAACACCTGTAACATTAAAAGCAGCAGATGGCAAAACAGATATTTATGGTTTGATGTTTACGCCAACTAATCTCGATTCAAAGGCAAAATATCCTGTTGTTAATTATATCTATCCCGGTCCGCAAGGCGGTAGTGTAGGCGGGTGGAGTTTCAGTGCAGCAAGAGGTGATCACCAGGCTTTGGCTGAATTGGGATTTGTAGTTGTTGTAATTGAAGGCACAGGTAATCCCGGCCGTTCAAAAAGTTTTCATGATATGTATTGGCCCGATATGAGTACTAATACATTGCCGGACCAGATCGCAGGCATTCGCCAATTGTCACAGCGATATTCTTATATCGATACAACTAAGGTTGGTATCTGGGGACATTCAGGCGGAGGTTTTGCAACAGCAGCGGCTATGTTCCGTTATCCTGATTTTTATAAAGTAGGTATTTCAGAATCCGGTAATCATGATAATCGCAACTATGAAGATGATTGGGGCGAACGTTATATTGGTTTATTAACGAAAGGTGCTGATGGAAAAGATAATTATGATGCTCAAGCCAACCAGACCTATGCAAAAAATCTGAAAGGAAAACTGATGCTTGCACATGGACTGATGGATAATAATGTGCCGCCATATAATACAATGCTTGTTGTAGATGCATTGACAAAAGCGAACAAGGATTATGATCTTGTTGTATTTCCCAATGCAGGTCATGGTTTTGGTGCCGACTCACCTTATATGATGCGCAAACGCTGGGATTATTTTGTAAAGAACCTGATGGGAGCAGAGCCGCCAAAAGAATTTAAGTTTGAAACAAAGACTGATCCGAGAAGTGGCGGACAACAGTTTGGATTTTAAACTCTACAACATTTTATTTCAAAGCCAGCCTGATTTGGGTTGGCTTTTTTATTTATTAAACAAACTGCATTGCTACTATTAAGCTGTTGTTGCGTCGCACACTTTTGCGGTTGGTAATTCTATTGAGCACATCTCGAAATGTACTTATGTCCCGTAGGGACATCTTATGGGTAGAAAAATGGGAATTAAGAATAATGTTCCGTAGGAACATTATGTGAAATCAAAATATCAAACCCAATGAGCACAATGCGTTCCTACGGAACGCCAACACGGATTTTCGATTTTCTACCCTTAATGTGTTCCTACGGAACACGGCAAGCTTTAGTATATTTATCTATCTTATTTAGGATAAATGGCAAACACTTATACACAACTGCATATTCAATTTGTATTTGCTGTAAAATTCAAGAAAGCATTAATTCAAAAAGCCTGGAAGGATGAATTACATAAATATATGACCGGTATCATTCAAAATAATGGTCACAAGATGTTACAAATAAATAGCATGCCCGATCATATTCATATACTTATTGGTCTTCGACCGTTACAATCCATTTCATCATTGGTGCAAAATATAAAAACAGAAAGTAGCAAATGGATTAAAGACAAAGGCTTTTGTGCCGTTCCATTTTCATGGCAAGAAGGTTATGGCGCATTTTCATATTCTAAAAGTCATGTAGATGAAGTAGTTCGATATATTCAAAATCAGGAAGTTCATCATCAGAAAGAAACATTCTTAGATGAGTATAGACATTTCTTAAAAGTTTTTGAAGTAGAATACGAAGAACAATATATTTTTAAAGAACCAGAATAAAATTCCATTTATTTCCTCAAATAGTCATCCGTCTTATCTAACCAATCCTGTCTTGGTGGTGACCATGTGTCAATCTCTTCCACTTCACCGATCATCAATGCTTCGTGCGGCAGATCGGGAGGGATAACAATTACATCACCGGGATATAGATCCATTACCTGTTCTTTATTTTCTCCAAACCAGAAACGCATTTGACCTTTAATAACCTGTGTAACCTGCTCATGAAAATGATGATGCAGCGGCACAACAAAGCCATCTTTGAATTTCATTTTAGCGATCATGATCTTTTCACCCCATATCATTTTTCTTTCCATTGAAGGGTTCACAGTTTCGGTAGGCACATTGTCCCAGTTTATTTTTTGAAGCATGATCTATTTTTTTAAAACTGTTTCGAACAATTTAAATATACGTTTATACTCATCCGTCCAGCTGCTGGGCTCAACGAATCCATGATCTTCCATGGGATAAGAAGCAAGCTCCCAATTATTTTTTCCTAATTCGATCAACCTTTGTGTAAGTTTTACAGCATCCTGGTAATGTACATTCACATCTATCATACCATGACAGATAAGCAAATCACCTTTCAGTCCATCCGCAAAATAATAAGGTGAGCTCTTCCTGTACGCTAGACTGTCATTGAATGGTTCATTTAAAATATTAGCAGTATAACCATGATTGTAATTTGCCCAATCTGTAACCGGACGTAATGCAGCACCTGCTGCAAATACATCAGGATAGTTAAACATACCCATCAATGTAATGAAGCCGCCATATGAACCACCGTACAGCCCGACATGTTTTGGATTGACACCATATGTTTTCACCAAATAGTTTACAGCATCCACATGATCGGTCATATCTTTTCCTCCCATAAAACGATAGATGCCCGTTCTCCAATCCCTGCCATAACCTGCACTGCCACGATAATCAATATCCATTACATAATAACCATTATCGGCAAGCAGGTTGTTGAACATATATTCACGGGAATAACTGCTCCACCATTTATGTGCATTTTGTAAATAGCCTGCGCCATGCACAAATAAAACAGCTGGCTTATTGGGATGAGGGTTTGCCGGCTTGAATATTCTTGCATATACCTGAGCACCATCTGCTGCAGTAAATGTTATTACTTCAGGGTCTCTCCATGAGTATGATTTAAATTCATCACTCATTGCTTTGTTTGTGATCTGTTCAGTTTTTCCACTAGCTTTATTTTCCTGTAAATACAATTCCCATGGTTTGGTAGAGTAGGAATAGAGCACAGCTAAATATTTTTCATCAGGTGAAACAGCAACCTGGTGTGCTCCCGTCATTGTAGTAATGCGTTCTTTTTTTCCATCGGCGATCCACAGGCGATAAAAGTGTTGTTCACCCGGATGCACTTCATTAGTTGTAATGAAGAAAGATTTTTTATCACGGCTAAGTTGTGCTTGCTGCACTTCATACTTACCGCTTGTTAATGCTTTCTTCTCTTTTGTATTTACATTGATCGTGTATAAATGAGAATAGCCTGTCGATTCGGATTGAAACCAGAATGTGTTATCATCGATCCAGCCAATACGGCCAAAGCCAATTCCAGGACCGCCGATCCATGCTTCATCTCTTTGACGATCGAGCAATTTTAATTTATGTGTTGCAGTATCCCATAACATCAGCCAGCGGTCTTTGTTGTCAACAGAACGAAGCTCAACTAC from Bacteroidota bacterium includes:
- a CDS encoding S9 family peptidase, which codes for MKRILSTVAICSILFSASAQPGKVFTTKDYQQAENLLGGNIQRYIDRGNVGANWMPGDKFWYRVLTPTGSEFIMVDAVKGTKSAAFDHEKMAEGLSKATGRSYKASMLPFQNINFSLDGKAIIFNADRKQWRYDLQSGIVSTDTAINNAMQSGQGGFRGAGLEVMSPDRTKAVFIKDYNLWVRDVKTKEEKQLTTDGIKDFGYATDNAGWKASDRAIVKWSPDSKKIATFKQDQRNVGDMYLASTNVGHPTLKAWKYPLPGDKEIPMISRCVINVDEAKVVMFNIPPDPHRASLSDDISSSGTFDDIAWNTDGTELAFLTTSRDHKQGKMRIANATTGEVREVFEETVATQYESGWGSINWRYLPKSKEIIWFSERDNWGHLYLYDATTGQLKNQITKGDWVVTRLIKVDEAKRQLYFMVNGRQTENPYFAEFYKVGFDGKGLTLLSPGAGTHSISFSPNENYFIDTYSKPDVPSVSVLRDINGKQIAELEKTDVSRLKATGWKPPTPVTLKAADGKTDIYGLMFTPTNLDSKAKYPVVNYIYPGPQGGSVGGWSFSAARGDHQALAELGFVVVVIEGTGNPGRSKSFHDMYWPDMSTNTLPDQIAGIRQLSQRYSYIDTTKVGIWGHSGGGFATAAAMFRYPDFYKVGISESGNHDNRNYEDDWGERYIGLLTKGADGKDNYDAQANQTYAKNLKGKLMLAHGLMDNNVPPYNTMLVVDALTKANKDYDLVVFPNAGHGFGADSPYMMRKRWDYFVKNLMGAEPPKEFKFETKTDPRSGGQQFGF
- the tnpA gene encoding IS200/IS605 family transposase, which encodes MANTYTQLHIQFVFAVKFKKALIQKAWKDELHKYMTGIIQNNGHKMLQINSMPDHIHILIGLRPLQSISSLVQNIKTESSKWIKDKGFCAVPFSWQEGYGAFSYSKSHVDEVVRYIQNQEVHHQKETFLDEYRHFLKVFEVEYEEQYIFKEPE
- a CDS encoding cupin domain-containing protein encodes the protein MLQKINWDNVPTETVNPSMERKMIWGEKIMIAKMKFKDGFVVPLHHHFHEQVTQVIKGQMRFWFGENKEQVMDLYPGDVIVIPPDLPHEALMIGEVEEIDTWSPPRQDWLDKTDDYLRK
- a CDS encoding S9 family peptidase; this encodes MHKPIIFLFSLILSVSILAQQKLTVEKIMRDQNWVGTSPSNVQWSNDGQSIYFNWNPDKALADSIYYITLTNKIPVKASLAETQNYRSVGNYVYNLSRTAYVFSKDGDIFYTDTKTGKTKRIVQTSDAESNPQFSFNETKIVYTRSQNLYAWDIASGETMQLTNLQAAQAGQTTPPPTGNFGGGGGFGGGGRQTGAGSAAAANQQEDWLKNDQLKYFEVLKSRKEKRDKGDAYNKSLPKPKELRSINIEDKQLQGLNLSPDGRFIGYRLFKAAPVANAKTTIVPSYVTETGFTTDIPGRTKVGTAQGSSEFFIYDRERDTVWSVKADSTIPGIKDPPDYLKDYPKKLEEKTKNPPMRAVTFNAVQWSPSGTNLVVELRSVDNKDRWLMLWDTATHKLKLLDRQRDEAWIGGPGIGFGRIGWIDDNTFWFQSESTGYSHLYTINVNTKEKKALTSGKYEVQQAQLSRDKKSFFITTNEVHPGEQHFYRLWIADGKKERITTMTGAHQVAVSPDEKYLAVLYSYSTKPWELYLQENKASGKTEQITNKAMSDEFKSYSWRDPEVITFTAADGAQVYARIFKPANPHPNKPAVLFVHGAGYLQNAHKWWSSYSREYMFNNLLADNGYYVMDIDYRGSAGYGRDWRTGIYRFMGGKDMTDHVDAVNYLVKTYGVNPKHVGLYGGSYGGFITLMGMFNYPDVFAAGAALRPVTDWANYNHGYTANILNEPFNDSLAYRKSSPYYFADGLKGDLLICHGMIDVNVHYQDAVKLTQRLIELGKNNWELASYPMEDHGFVEPSSWTDEYKRIFKLFETVLKK